One Dermacentor andersoni chromosome 6, qqDerAnde1_hic_scaffold, whole genome shotgun sequence genomic window carries:
- the LOC126522993 gene encoding uncharacterized protein → MPHTEGADDRKTRQGDRKTTIKKPILQLVRGTPFAPAFLRECIESAMDYAHREGDLFIVTYMKCGTTWLQHIVYLTQNGGVPPVNAAELYGASPYFEACGAECVRWTTRPGAIKCHLPLHQTGYSPEARYIVGIRNPFDTVVSLHYFWRMISSYEYDGEFDDSFENFVAGTVDSRDYFDFYKGWCRRIDDPNVLFLVYEDMRKDPEAAVLKVAKFLGPEYEESLLADDGRVLKDVLRYSSFEEMKKYTNKMIYDFYEAEFPFRGEEYRGLRHVHETVRNGCGSAGGDGTGSSADKIDYVRNGVVGDWRNYFSSEQVRRMSEKFQRETCDTVIAYLWPELNIGSRESERVLDGRKLDCLAKAAAVPLLLDVNHDYTVRLKERVQVTHNTRLLRFELPSENQVLGCAVGQHVYLWTRLGERLLVRPYTPVSPRDQRGSFDIIVKVYRQATSSSVPDGGIMSQTLDSLMPGDPIQVQGPKGEFEYVGGGRFIMENGSMLCLASHIGLVAAGSGVTPMLQLLRHKFADPNDVTRIFMINVNHSEKDIIMHQELKDYAKHQRRTFRLCNVLTEMPVRNVLKKTHEDYVAGPLTQSIMEEYLPPPSSYSIILICGPPRMISELCQPALRNIGHDRLRVLVY, encoded by the exons GCGACCGGAAAACCACAATTAAAAAGCCAATCCTGCAGCTCGTCAGGGGCACTCCGTTCGCACCAGCTTTTCTTCGCGAGTGCATCGAGTCGGCCATGGACTACGCGCACAGAGAGGGCGACCTGTTCATTGTCACCTACATGAAATGCGGCACCACGTGGTTGCAGCACATCGTGTACCTCACCCAAAACGGCGGCGTGCCTCCGGTCAACGCGGCCGAGCTCTACGGCGCGTCCCCGTACTTCGAGGCCTGCGGCGCGGAGTGCGTCCGTTGGACGACGAGACCCGGCGCCATCAAGTGTCACCTGCCACTGCATCAAACGGGGTACTCGCCGGAGGCACGCTACATAGTCGGGATCAGGAACCCTTTCGACACGGTGGTGTCGTTGCATTACTTTTGGCGCATGATATCGTCGTACGAGTACGACGGGGAGTTCGACGACTCCTTCGAGAACTTCGTGGCTGGTACCGTGGACAGCAGGGACTACTTCGACTTCTACAAAGGCTGGTGCCGTCGCATCGATGATCCCAACGTGCTCTTTCTCGTCTACGAAGACATGAGGAAGGACCCCGAGGCAGCCGTGCTGAAGGTCGCGAAGTTTCTCGGGCCCGAGTACGAGGAGAGCCTGCTGGCCGACGACGGCAGGGTTCTCAAGGACGTGCTCAGGTACAGCAGTTTCGAGGAGATGAAGAAGTACACTAACAAGATGATCTACGACTTTTACGAAGCGGAGTTCCCGTTCCGAGGAGAAGAGTACAGAGGTCTTCGCCATGTACACGAAACCGTTCGCAACGGTTGCGGCTCTGCCGGTGGTGACGGAACCGGAAGTTCGGCAGACAAGATAGACTACGTGCGCAACGGAGTCGTCGGCGACTGGAGGAACTATTTCTCCAGCGAACAAGTGAGGCGGATGAGCGAGAAGTTCCAGCGAGAAACCTGTGACACCGTAATTGCCTACCTGTGGCCAGAGCTGAACATTGGCAGCCGAGAGAGCGAGAGAGTACTTGATGGCCGTAAACT CGATTGCTTGGCGAAGGCGGCCGCCGTACCGCTGCTCCTGGACGTCAACCACGACTACACCGTGCGCCTCAAGGAACGGGTGCAGGTGACGCACAACACGCGGCTTCTACGCTTCGAGCTGCCCAGCGAGAACCAG GTGCTTGGCTGTGCCGTCGGCCAACACGTGTACCTGTGGACGCGCCTAGGGGAGCGTCTGCTGGTGCGCCCGTACACGCCGGTCAGCCCGCGCGACCAGCGTGGCAGCTTCGACATCATCGTCAAGGTGTACCGGCAAGCAACCTCCTCCTCTGTCCCGGATGGCGGGATCATGTCGCAGACTCTTGATAGCCTGATGCCCGGCGACCCCATACAG GTCCAGGGTCCGAAGGGTGAGTTCGAGTATGTTGGTGGCGGCCGGTTCATAATGGAGAACGGTAGCATGCTGTGCCTCGCCTCGCATATCGGCTTGGTGGCCGCTGGCTCGGGCGTGACGcccatgctgcagctgctgcgCCACAAGTTCGCCGACCCAAATGACGTCACGCGCATCTTTATGATTAACGTGAACCACTCCGAGAAGGACATCATTATGCACCAGGAGCTCAAGGATTATGCCAAGCACCAGCGGAGGACATTCAG GCTCTGCAACGTGCTGACCGAGATGCCCGTTCGCAACGTGCTGAAGAAGACGCACGAGGATTACGTGGCGGGCCCGCTAACGCAGAGCATCATGGAGGAGTACCTCCCGCCGCCCTCCTCGTACAGCATCATCCTCATCTGCGGGCCGCCTCGAATGATCAGCGAGTTGTGCCAACCCGCGCTGCGAAACATCGGCCACGACAGGCTCCGCGTGCTCGTCTACTGA